A genomic stretch from Apodemus sylvaticus chromosome 12, mApoSyl1.1, whole genome shotgun sequence includes:
- the Ly9 gene encoding LOW QUALITY PROTEIN: T-lymphocyte surface antigen Ly-9 (The sequence of the model RefSeq protein was modified relative to this genomic sequence to represent the inferred CDS: deleted 2 bases in 1 codon) — translation MADLKRYWCDWALDPLSEKQSQQQIFSPILWILLLLLLMGLGASGKETPPTVISGVLGGSVTFLLNISRDAEIEHVIWNFPPKALALVFYKKDIMILHKEYNGRLNVSEDGCSLYMSNLTKNDSGSYQAQINQKNVVAPIKKEFTLHIYEQLQEPQVAVKSVTPSEHDSCTVTLICTVNGAKDGVQFSWTQKGTHVNTSDGSHILRVSQSACDLDLPYTCTARNPVSQNRSQPVRVWQFCAGAFRRTAASGETVVGILGEPVTLPLVSRASQDAKNVVWVFNTSVIRQEPKGAATADPHHKPKGSEERRVRISDQDRSLKISQLKEEDTGSYRAYVCSEASREPRVRHFTLLVYQRLKKPKVTQSPVHMKNGICEVVLTCSVEGGGNNVTYTWMTLQKEAVMSQGKSHLNVSWKSGEHMPSFTCTARNPVSSSSSQFSSGTICSGPERNKRLWWLLLLLVVFLGVLVGSYFILKKKKQCPSLATRYSQAEVPAEIPETPTGHVQFSVLSQRYEKLDMPAKTTRHQPTPTSDTSSESSATTEEDDKKTRMHSSANGRNQVYDLVTQEVTGHDLAYEGQAVTSADKGAESTDEEDMAYTVVSVNVQGETPLPQKKEDSNTIYCSVQKPKMTVQTPQQDTESPENPTYENFT, via the exons ATGGCAGATCTAAAGAGATATTGGTGTGACTGGGCTCTAGATCCACTCTCTGAAAAACAGAGTCAGCAGCAGATATTTTCTCCCATCCTTTggatccttctcctcctcctactcaTGG GGCTAGGAGCCTCTGGAAAGGAAACACCCCCAACAGTGATATCAGGGGTCCTAGGGGGTTCTGTGACTTTCCTCCTAAACATCTCAAGGGATGCAGAGATTGAGCATGTCATCTGGAATTTCCCCCCAAAGGCTCTTGCTTTAGTATTCTACAAAAAAGATATAATGATTCTGCACAAAGAATACAATGGTCGGCTCAACGTCAGCGAAGATGGCTGCTCCTTGTACATGAGTAACCTAACCAAGAACGATTCAGGATCCTACCAGGCTCAGATAAACCAAAAGAATGTTGTCGCCCCCATAAAGAAAGAGTTCACACTGCACATCTATG AGCAGCTACAGGAGCCTCAAGTCGCCGTGAAATCTGTGACCCCATCCGAGCATGATTCCTGCACCGTCACCCTAATCTGCACTGTCAATGGGGCAAAGGACGGTGTCCAGTTCAGCTGGACCCAAAAGGGCACCCATGTTAATACATCCGACGGAAGCCACATCCTCAGGGTTTCCCAGAGCGCCTGTGACCTGGACCTGCCGTATACCTGCACAGCCCGGAATCCAGTCAGCCAAAACAGATCCCAACCTGTCCGCGTCTGGCAGTTCTGCGCAG GAGCCTTCAGAAGAACAGCAGCATCGGGGGAGACTGTGGTGGGGATCCTGGGAGAGCCAGTGACCCTGCCCTTGGTATCTCGGGCCAGTCAGGACGCAAAGAATGTTGTCTGGGTGTTTAACACGTCGGTTATCAGGCAAGAACCGAAAGGAGCAGCAACAGCGGATCCTCACCATAAGCCCAAAGGTTCTGAAGAAAGGAGGGTGAGGATCTCTGACCAGGACCGCTCCCTGAAGATCAGCCAGCTGAAGGAGGAGGACACAGGCTCCTACCGTGCCTATGTGTGCTCGGAGGCCTCCAGAGAACCCAGAGTGAGACACTTCACCCTGCTTGTCTACC AGAGACTGAAGAAGCCCAAGGTCACCCAGAGTCCTGTGCACATGAAGAATGGCATCTGCGAGGTTGTCCTGACCTGCTCAGTGGAAGGTGGAGGAAACAATGTGACGTACACATGGATGACTCTACAAAAGGAAGCTGTTATGTCCCAAGGGAAGTCACACCTTAATGTGTCCTGGAAAAGTGGTGAACACATGCCCAGCTTCACATGCACAGCCCGTAACCCTGTCAGCAGCAGCTCCAGCCAGTTCTCTTCTGGGACCATCTgttcag GCCCTGAGAGAAACAAGAGGCTTTGG tggctcctgctcctcctggttGTGTTCTTGGGGGTGCTCGTTGGCAGTTACTTCAttttgaagaaaaagaagcagt GTCCATCTTTGGCCACCAGGTACAGCCAGGCCGAGGTCCCAGCTGAAATACCAG AAACCCCAACTGGCCATGTACAATTTTCTGTGCTCTCCCAACGGTATGAGAAACTAGACATGCCCGCTAAGACGACCAGGCATCAGCCTACACCCACCTCAGACACCAGCTCTGAGAGCAGTGCAACAACAGAAGAGGATGACAAAAAGACCAGAATGCACAGCTCTGCTAATGGTAGAAATCAGGTGTATGACTTGGTCACCCAAGAGGTCACTGGACATGACTTGGCCTATGAGGGGCAAGCAGTCACTTCAGCTGATAAAGGGGCTGAGTCTACGGATGAAGAGGACATGGCATACACAGTAGTGTCTGTGAATGTGCAG GGAGAAACCCCACTTCCTCAGAAGAAAGAAGACTCAAATACAATCTACTGCTCTGTACAGAAGCCTAAAATG